A genomic stretch from Nilaparvata lugens isolate BPH chromosome 8, ASM1435652v1, whole genome shotgun sequence includes:
- the LOC111050653 gene encoding gastrula zinc finger protein XlCGF57.1-like isoform X2 — protein MESIVKSEPRESEEWLEDMASVEEEIDIEYSMSWLGKQEVPNEEQVSSSSAVCGSDYSAAEEEEGSNERMGEEEDVKEVKVSYKTTLKEPHLCTFCTKSFSYLSHLTVHMRSHTKEKPFQCTICTKRFSISSHLTRHIKCTHTKEKPFQCTVCTKRFSTSSNLTIHMRIHTKEKPYQCTVCTKRFSNSGDLTRHIKCTHTKEKPFQCTVCTKRFSTSSHLTRHIKCTHTKEKPFQCTVCTKRFSTSSHLTLHIKCTHTKEKPFQCAVCTKMFSTSGQLIVHMRTHTKEKPFQCTVCTKRFSTSGELIVHMRTHTKEKPFQCTVCTKRFSTSSDLTVHIRTHTKEKPFQCTVCTKRFSTSSDLTVHIRTHTKEKPYQCTVCTKRFSTSGVLTVHMRTHTKEKPYQCTVCTKRFSTSSELTVHMRTHTKEKPFQCTVCTKRFSTSGVLTVHMRTHTKEKPLQCSVCTKRFSTCSELSVHMRTHTKDKPYQCTVCTKRFSTSSNLTRHIKCTHKKEKPFQCTVCTKRFSTSSHLTRHIKCTHTKEKPFQCTVCTKRFSTSSHLTRHIKCTHTKEKPFQCTVCTKRFSTFGELIVHIMRTHTKEKPSSVQCVLKGFPLLVI, from the exons ATGGAATCTATT GTGAAGTCCGAGCCAAGGGAATCGGAGGAATGGCTAGAAGACATGGCATCTGTTGAAGAAGAAATTGACATAGAATACAGCATGTCCTGGCTTGGCAAGCAGGAGGTTCCTAATGAGGAACAG GTGTCGTCATCATCAGCTGTTTGTGGGAGTGATTACTCTGCTgcagaggaggaagaaggaagcAATGAAAgaatgggagaagaagaagatgtcaAAGAAGTGAAGGTGTCATACAAAACTACTCTCAAAGAACCTCATCTGTGTACATTCTGTACAAAAAGTTTTTCTTATCTTTCTCATCTAACTGTTCATATGCGTAGTCACACAAAAGAGAAGCCTTTCCAGTGTACAATATGTACAAAAAGGTTCTCCATTTCTAGTCATTTAACACGGCATATTAAGTGTACTCATACCAAAGAGAAGCCattccagtgtacagtctgtacaaaAAGATTCTCCACTTCTAGTAATTTAACCATTCATATGCGTATTCACACAAAAGAGAAGCCTTAtcagtgtacagtctgtacaaaAAGGTTCTCCAATTCTGGCGATTTAACACGGCATATTAAGTGtactcacaccaaagagaaacctttccagtgtacagtctgtacaaaAAGGTTCTCAACTTCTAGTCATTTAACACGGCATATCAAGTGtactcacaccaaagagaaacctttccagtgtacagtctgtacaaaAAGGTTCTCCACTTCTAGTCATTTAACACTGCATATTAAGTGtactcacaccaaagagaaaCCCTTTCAGTGTGCAGTCTGTACAAAAATGTTCTCCACTTCTGGGCAATTGATAGTTCATATGCGAACTCACACAAAAGAGAAGCCTTTCCAGTGTACAGTGTGCACTAAAAGGTTCTCCACTTCTGGTGAATTGATTGTTCATATGCGTACTCACACAAAAGAGAAGCCTTTTCAGTGTACAGTGTGTACTAAAAGGTTCTCTACTTCTAGTGATTTGACTGTTCATATACGTACTCATACAAAAGAGAAGCCTTTCCAGTGTACAGTGTGTACTAAAAGGTTCTCCACTTCTAGTGATTTGACTGTTCATATACGTACTCATACAAAAGAGAAGCCTTAtcagtgtacagtctgtacaaaAAGGTTCTCCACTTCTGGTGTTTTGACTGTTCATATGCGTACTCACACAAAAGAGAAGCCTTaccagtgtacagtctgtacaaaAAGGTTCTCCACTTCCAGTGAATTGACTGTTCATATGCGTACTCATACAAAAGAGAAGCCTTTCCAGTGTACAGTGTGTACTAAAAGGTTCTCCACTTCTGGTGTTTTGACTGTTCATATGCGTACTCACACAAAAGAGAAGCCACTCCAGTGTTCAGTGTGTACTAAAAGGTTCTCCACTTGCAGTGAATTGTCTGTTCATATGCGTACTCACACAAAAGATAAGCCTTAtcagtgtacagtctgtacaaaAAGGTTCTCCACTTCTAGTAATTTAACACGGCATATCAAGTGTACTCACAAAAAAGAAAAGCCtttccagtgtacagtctgtactAAAAGGTTCTCCACTTCTAGTCATTTAACACGGCATATCAAGTGTACTCATACAAAAGAGAAGCCtttccagtgtacagtctgtactAAAAGGTTCTCCACTTCTAGTCATTTAACACGGCATATTAAGTGTACTCATACAAAAGAGAAGCCTTTCCAGTGTACAGTGTGTACTAAAAGGTTCTCCACTTTTGGTGAATTGATTGTTCATATTATGCGTACTCACACAAAAGAGAAGCCTTCCAGTGTACAGTGTGTACTAAAAGGTTTTCCACTTCTGGTGATTTGA
- the LOC111050653 gene encoding zinc finger protein 883-like isoform X1: MESIVKSEPRESEEWLEDMASVEEEIDIEYSMSWLGKQEVPNEEQVSSIPAQISETIPQNKDLKENECREKEGLSNKETTLPTAYVKLYRIKVLDRIAKTFNQRQSSDYYHVSSSSAVCGSDYSAAEEEEGSNERMGEEEDVKEVKVSYKTTLKEPHLCTFCTKSFSYLSHLTVHMRSHTKEKPFQCTICTKRFSISSHLTRHIKCTHTKEKPFQCTVCTKRFSTSSNLTIHMRIHTKEKPYQCTVCTKRFSNSGDLTRHIKCTHTKEKPFQCTVCTKRFSTSSHLTRHIKCTHTKEKPFQCTVCTKRFSTSSHLTLHIKCTHTKEKPFQCAVCTKMFSTSGQLIVHMRTHTKEKPFQCTVCTKRFSTSGELIVHMRTHTKEKPFQCTVCTKRFSTSSDLTVHIRTHTKEKPFQCTVCTKRFSTSSDLTVHIRTHTKEKPYQCTVCTKRFSTSGVLTVHMRTHTKEKPYQCTVCTKRFSTSSELTVHMRTHTKEKPFQCTVCTKRFSTSGVLTVHMRTHTKEKPLQCSVCTKRFSTCSELSVHMRTHTKDKPYQCTVCTKRFSTSSNLTRHIKCTHKKEKPFQCTVCTKRFSTSSHLTRHIKCTHTKEKPFQCTVCTKRFSTSSHLTRHIKCTHTKEKPFQCTVCTKRFSTFGELIVHIMRTHTKEKPSSVQCVLKGFPLLVI; encoded by the exons ATGGAATCTATT GTGAAGTCCGAGCCAAGGGAATCGGAGGAATGGCTAGAAGACATGGCATCTGTTGAAGAAGAAATTGACATAGAATACAGCATGTCCTGGCTTGGCAAGCAGGAGGTTCCTAATGAGGAACAG GTGTCATCCATCCCTGCTCAAATTAGTGAAACAATCCCACAAAATAAAGACTTGAAGGAAAATGAATGCAGAGAAAAAGAAGGACTATCCAACAAAG aGACAACACTACCCACTGCATATGTCAAACTTTATCGCATTAAAGTGCTTGATAGAATTGCCAAAACGTTTAACCAGAGGCAGAGCTCAGATTATTATCAT GTGTCGTCATCATCAGCTGTTTGTGGGAGTGATTACTCTGCTgcagaggaggaagaaggaagcAATGAAAgaatgggagaagaagaagatgtcaAAGAAGTGAAGGTGTCATACAAAACTACTCTCAAAGAACCTCATCTGTGTACATTCTGTACAAAAAGTTTTTCTTATCTTTCTCATCTAACTGTTCATATGCGTAGTCACACAAAAGAGAAGCCTTTCCAGTGTACAATATGTACAAAAAGGTTCTCCATTTCTAGTCATTTAACACGGCATATTAAGTGTACTCATACCAAAGAGAAGCCattccagtgtacagtctgtacaaaAAGATTCTCCACTTCTAGTAATTTAACCATTCATATGCGTATTCACACAAAAGAGAAGCCTTAtcagtgtacagtctgtacaaaAAGGTTCTCCAATTCTGGCGATTTAACACGGCATATTAAGTGtactcacaccaaagagaaacctttccagtgtacagtctgtacaaaAAGGTTCTCAACTTCTAGTCATTTAACACGGCATATCAAGTGtactcacaccaaagagaaacctttccagtgtacagtctgtacaaaAAGGTTCTCCACTTCTAGTCATTTAACACTGCATATTAAGTGtactcacaccaaagagaaaCCCTTTCAGTGTGCAGTCTGTACAAAAATGTTCTCCACTTCTGGGCAATTGATAGTTCATATGCGAACTCACACAAAAGAGAAGCCTTTCCAGTGTACAGTGTGCACTAAAAGGTTCTCCACTTCTGGTGAATTGATTGTTCATATGCGTACTCACACAAAAGAGAAGCCTTTTCAGTGTACAGTGTGTACTAAAAGGTTCTCTACTTCTAGTGATTTGACTGTTCATATACGTACTCATACAAAAGAGAAGCCTTTCCAGTGTACAGTGTGTACTAAAAGGTTCTCCACTTCTAGTGATTTGACTGTTCATATACGTACTCATACAAAAGAGAAGCCTTAtcagtgtacagtctgtacaaaAAGGTTCTCCACTTCTGGTGTTTTGACTGTTCATATGCGTACTCACACAAAAGAGAAGCCTTaccagtgtacagtctgtacaaaAAGGTTCTCCACTTCCAGTGAATTGACTGTTCATATGCGTACTCATACAAAAGAGAAGCCTTTCCAGTGTACAGTGTGTACTAAAAGGTTCTCCACTTCTGGTGTTTTGACTGTTCATATGCGTACTCACACAAAAGAGAAGCCACTCCAGTGTTCAGTGTGTACTAAAAGGTTCTCCACTTGCAGTGAATTGTCTGTTCATATGCGTACTCACACAAAAGATAAGCCTTAtcagtgtacagtctgtacaaaAAGGTTCTCCACTTCTAGTAATTTAACACGGCATATCAAGTGTACTCACAAAAAAGAAAAGCCtttccagtgtacagtctgtactAAAAGGTTCTCCACTTCTAGTCATTTAACACGGCATATCAAGTGTACTCATACAAAAGAGAAGCCtttccagtgtacagtctgtactAAAAGGTTCTCCACTTCTAGTCATTTAACACGGCATATTAAGTGTACTCATACAAAAGAGAAGCCTTTCCAGTGTACAGTGTGTACTAAAAGGTTCTCCACTTTTGGTGAATTGATTGTTCATATTATGCGTACTCACACAAAAGAGAAGCCTTCCAGTGTACAGTGTGTACTAAAAGGTTTTCCACTTCTGGTGATTTGA